The Mangrovimonas cancribranchiae nucleotide sequence TATAATTATGAAAATTAATCTGTTCCAACACAAAAAGGTATTTAACCTAATAATATGCCTATTAATTAGTTTTGTAAGTTACTCTCAAACTGTAGACTTAATTGCAGAAATAGATGAAGATGCTCCATTTACCAATGGGCAAACCTTTAATTATACATTAGAAGCTGTAGCGGGTAGTTCGATTTACGCAGGCTTAACAGTTGTTTTAAATTATGATCCATCTGTATTACAAGTCAATTCAATTTCTCAAGTATATAATTTCGATTTTCAAACAGATGATATCTCTCAACTAGGAATAATTAGTTTTTCGGGAGGTGATTTAGGAAGTCCATTTTTAACAGGAACAATTACAGCTTTTACTGTTGAGTTTACTGTTTTAGATGCTTCACAAACGGTTTCAATAACCCATGATTTAGAAGGAACCACTAGAACAAAAGTATCCGACACATTAGGGAATTCTGTTTTAGGACAAACTAATGATATACATATTGATCCCAATGGTTCTGTCGATTTATTAGCAAGTGTAAATGTAATGCCGCCTTTTACTAATGGACAAACCATTACATATACTATGCAAGCTATTGCTGGAGGAACCGTTTATGCTGGTTTAACCACAAAATTATTGTACAACCCAGCTGTACTACAATTTGTTTCCTTGACACCTGTATATAATTTTGATTTTAATTTTGATGAAACTACAGTACCAGGAGTTATAGAATTTAGTGGAGGCGACTTTAGCCCCTTTCTAACAGGAACAATAACCGTTTATACTATAGATTTTATTGTTTTAGATGCTTCGCAAACTGTTTCAATAATACATGATTATAGTAGTGGAGATAAAACTCAAGTTGTAGATACTAATGGTACAGATATTTTAGATGAGGCTAACGATATTATTTTTGAAACTTTAACAATAGAAGATGGTAATACGTCTTTTAAAAAAAACATAGCAATCTATCCTAATCCAGTAGGAAAAAAGCTTTACATAAAAAATACACATAAAAATAATAACCTTATAATTAAAAGTGTCTTTATCTCCGATTTAAACGGACGTGTAGTAAAACATTTTAAAGGGAGCTTTGAAAATGAATATGAGGTAGATGTTTCATCACTAGAAGCCTCTATTTATTTTGTTAAGGTTGTATCCAACTCAAATCAAACTTTTCAACATAAAATTGTAAAACATTAACATTTTGAATTCAACTTATTTAAAAACAGTATTTTAGAGGGTGCTTTAACTTAAACCAACTAAAATAAAATGAATAGAACAATATCAGAAACACTTGATTTACGATCAATCTTATCATTAAAATCCTTAATATTAAAACTTTTAGGAGTTATCTGCGCTGTAGTCGCCATAAAAGGGTTTATGATTCCCAATCACTTTTTAGATGGAGGACTATTGGGAATATCTATTTTACTACATGAATTTTACCATATAGATGTATGGTTACCATTGTTATTACTCAACATTCCTTTTGTAATTATTGGATACAAAAAAATAGGGAAAAATTTTGCAGCACATGCGTTATTATCTTTAATATTTTTAGGTATAGCATTGATAATTTTACCAGTCCCAGAAGTAACCAAAGATCATTTTTTAGTAGCTGTGTTTGGAGGTGTTTTTGTAGGGCTGGGTATAGGTTTTGTTATAAGAAGCGGAGGCGTAATCGATGGATTGGAGGTGATTGCCGAATATACCAATAAACAATTTGGACTATCAACCTCAGAGATTATAATGGCTATAAACACAACAATATTTTTAATCATCGCCTTTTTTCTAGGTATTGAAAAAGCAATGTATTCTATAGTCACTTTCTTTACAGCTATTAAAATATCTGATTATGTAGTTGATGGCTTTGAAAAACTGATTTCCTTGACCATTATTTCTCCCAATTCTGAAATGATTAAATCCATGGTAGTCAATGAATTTGACAAGCCCATCACCGTATATAAAGGAGAAAGGGGGAACCTTCCTGGCTCTTTCGGAATAAAAGCCGATTGTGATATAATTGTTACGGTTGTTACCAGATTGGAAGTGCATAAAATCAAAAAAGCCATTGCAGAAAGAGACCCCAAAGCATTTATGTTTGTACAAAACATTAGAGAGGTTGGTGGTGGGATTTTAAGTAAAAAAAGCGGGCATTGATGAGAGCTTCTTTCAGCACCATAAAATTACATGTCTTAAGAAAATTGTTAAATACCCTACCCAATTATCTAACCTACCATAGTGTTGCGCATACCAAATACGTTCTTGAAAAAGTGATTTACATTGCTTCAAAGGAAGGAGTTACTGGTCATGATTTGTTTTTATTGAAAATAGCTGCCTTATATCATGATATTGGCTTTATTCAAACCCATATTGAGCATGAGAAAATAGGTTGTGAAATTGTAAGAAAAGAATTGCCCAAGTTTGAAATTTCAAAAGAAGACATTGAAGCCATTTGCGGAATGATCATGGCTACAAAAATCCCACAACAACCAAAGACGCATTTAGAAGAAATCCTAGCTGATGCCGATTTGGAGTACTTAGGGACAAAACATTTCTTTTCGGTTAGTGAATTATTATATCAGGAACTAAAATATTATAATACTGATCTATCGCGAGAAGAATGGAATAAAATTCAAATCAACTTCATCGAAAATCATCAATATCACACTAATTTTTGTAGACGCTATAAATCTTTTAGAAAGGAAAAACACCTTAAAGCTCTAAAAATGAGGTAATCTATGCTTTCTTTTGTACATTTATAGGGCTATTAACCAACCAAATAATGAGAAAGTCAATAATTTGTATTGCCCTAACCTTAACCTCATTTTCAATAGTTTCTCAAACCCAAATGGATTCCCTCTGGACGGTTTGGAACGATCAAACCAAACATGATTCTATCAGATACAATGCTTTGGATGGATATCTTACTCAGGGATTTCTTTTCAATCAACCCGATTCTGCGTATGTGTTAGCGCAGCAGATAATTGACTATGGATTGAAAAATGGCAAGGTCATCCACCAAATAAAAGGATTAAATTCACAAGGTATTTCTAAAGGTATACAAGGCGATTTTGATACGGCTTTGAATCATTTCTTTAACGTCCTGAAATTAAGTGAAAGCATAAATGATAAAGAATGGATAGCCGAATCTCTTAAGAATATTGGTCGTGTCAATACCATAATAGGTGATCATGAAAAAGCCTTGGAATACTGTCAAAGTGCCCTCGAAATCCAAGAGGAAATAGGTGATGAGCTTGGAAAGACCAAATCATTAACCAATATCGGACTTATTAAAAATTATCAAAACGATTTTAAAGGTGCTTTGCGAAATTACAAACGGGCTTTAGCTATCCAGGAAAAGATGAATGACGAAAAAGGAATTGCTAATTCATTAATCGTCATAGCCGAAGCTCATACAAGTTTGAAAGAGTATTCCAAAGTTGAAGAATACATCAAGCGTAGTATAGCCATTTCCGAAAAGCTCAACAATAAACGTGCATTGATAACGGCAAAGTCCACTCTTGCAAGAAATTTTAGTGCAAAAGATGACTTTAAGAATGCCGTTACAGCTTATGAGGAATTAATACCATTGGCCAAAGAAATGAATGATTTGAACTTAGAACAGAATTTTCATCACCATTTATATTATGCTCATAAAAAAATAGGCAATGCTAGTAAAGCTCTAGAAAGTTACGAAAAAATGATTGCCTTAAGAGATAGTTTGAACTCTATCGATATGGCCAAGAAAATTCAAAAAGTAGAGTTCGATAAAGAACAGCTTGCCGATAGCCTAGAACATGAAGCTGATAAACTTAAAACTGAAATGGCGCATCAGGTTGAAGTGAGAAAAAAAGACAAAAATAAAAATATTGCTATTGCAGCTGGACTTTTCTTTTTGCTTATATCTGGTGGATTATTTGGTCGTTGGCGTTATACCAAAAAAGCCAAAGCTATTATCGAAAAAGAAAAAGATCGCAGCGAAAACCTATTGCTCAATATCCTTCCAGCCG carries:
- a CDS encoding T9SS type A sorting domain-containing protein; translated protein: MKINLFQHKKVFNLIICLLISFVSYSQTVDLIAEIDEDAPFTNGQTFNYTLEAVAGSSIYAGLTVVLNYDPSVLQVNSISQVYNFDFQTDDISQLGIISFSGGDLGSPFLTGTITAFTVEFTVLDASQTVSITHDLEGTTRTKVSDTLGNSVLGQTNDIHIDPNGSVDLLASVNVMPPFTNGQTITYTMQAIAGGTVYAGLTTKLLYNPAVLQFVSLTPVYNFDFNFDETTVPGVIEFSGGDFSPFLTGTITVYTIDFIVLDASQTVSIIHDYSSGDKTQVVDTNGTDILDEANDIIFETLTIEDGNTSFKKNIAIYPNPVGKKLYIKNTHKNNNLIIKSVFISDLNGRVVKHFKGSFENEYEVDVSSLEASIYFVKVVSNSNQTFQHKIVKH
- a CDS encoding YitT family protein; translation: MNRTISETLDLRSILSLKSLILKLLGVICAVVAIKGFMIPNHFLDGGLLGISILLHEFYHIDVWLPLLLLNIPFVIIGYKKIGKNFAAHALLSLIFLGIALIILPVPEVTKDHFLVAVFGGVFVGLGIGFVIRSGGVIDGLEVIAEYTNKQFGLSTSEIIMAINTTIFLIIAFFLGIEKAMYSIVTFFTAIKISDYVVDGFEKLISLTIISPNSEMIKSMVVNEFDKPITVYKGERGNLPGSFGIKADCDIIVTVVTRLEVHKIKKAIAERDPKAFMFVQNIREVGGGILSKKSGH
- a CDS encoding HD domain-containing protein, with translation MRASFSTIKLHVLRKLLNTLPNYLTYHSVAHTKYVLEKVIYIASKEGVTGHDLFLLKIAALYHDIGFIQTHIEHEKIGCEIVRKELPKFEISKEDIEAICGMIMATKIPQQPKTHLEEILADADLEYLGTKHFFSVSELLYQELKYYNTDLSREEWNKIQINFIENHQYHTNFCRRYKSFRKEKHLKALKMR
- a CDS encoding adenylate/guanylate cyclase domain-containing protein, coding for MRKSIICIALTLTSFSIVSQTQMDSLWTVWNDQTKHDSIRYNALDGYLTQGFLFNQPDSAYVLAQQIIDYGLKNGKVIHQIKGLNSQGISKGIQGDFDTALNHFFNVLKLSESINDKEWIAESLKNIGRVNTIIGDHEKALEYCQSALEIQEEIGDELGKTKSLTNIGLIKNYQNDFKGALRNYKRALAIQEKMNDEKGIANSLIVIAEAHTSLKEYSKVEEYIKRSIAISEKLNNKRALITAKSTLARNFSAKDDFKNAVTAYEELIPLAKEMNDLNLEQNFHHHLYYAHKKIGNASKALESYEKMIALRDSLNSIDMAKKIQKVEFDKEQLADSLEHEADKLKTEMAHQVEVRKKDKNKNIAIAAGLFFLLISGGLFGRWRYTKKAKAIIEKEKDRSENLLLNILPAEVAEELKEKGESEAKDFDEVSVIFTDFQSFTQTAERLTAKELVNEVNTCFKAFDAITENYGVEKIKTIGDAYMAAGGLHTPRKSEPKDVVKAALEMQDFMLKHKREQEKLGSTTFEMRVGVHTGPVVAGIVGVKKFQYDIWGDTVNTASRIESNGEVGKVNISEVTYNYLKDDPDFVFESRGKVQVKGKGEIMMYFVSLT